The nucleotide window TTATCTACATGATATTTTAAATCATATTCTTTTTTTTTGTTTTTCTTTACTAAAGTTAAACAAACATTTAATGTTATTCGGTAAATCCAAGTAGACCATTTTGATTTTTCTTGAAATGCATTTTTACTCTTCCATATTTGTAAACAAGCTTCCTGATAATAATCTTCAAAATCTTCTTGAGAGTCTGTATATGCTCTGCAAATTTTTATAATTATTCCTGCATGCGGTAGAATAGATGTTATATAAAAATCGTTACTCAAAATTGTATTTTCTTAATTAGTAAATTGAGAATTAAAAATATTACAAAATAATACGAAAAATATTTAGAGTACATGTTTCTTGTAATAAAAAGTTGTTTTACCATAGAGATATATTTTATTTTCAATAATTATTGAAAGTTCTAAAAATTGTTATATATTTGTTGTATGAAATTACAAGAAGCTAAAATAAAATACATTCAAACTTGGGGAAGTTTAGCAACTAGTTGGGGCATAAATAAAACTATGGCACAAGTTCATGCTTTGTTGTTAGTTTCTTCAGAGCCACTATCAGCTGATGATATTATGGATATGCTTAAAATTTCAAGAGGTAATGTAAATATGAATGTGCGTGCATTAATTGATTGGGGGATTGTTCGTAAAGAATTTGTAGTAGGAGAGCGCAAAGAATTTTTTGTGGCTGATAAAGATATTTGGGAATTATTTAAACAAGTTACAAAAGAACGTAAAAGAAGAGAGGTAGAGCCTGTACTTAAAGTTTTAGATGAATTAAAGAATGATATAGAAGAGGAGTCAGATGAGGCGACACAGTTTAAAAAATTAATGGGAGATTTATCATCTGTAACAAATACTGTAAATGGAATTTTAGATAAAGCTATTAAAGCAGATGAACATTGGTTATTATCAAGTTTTACTAAAATGGTAAAGAAATAAAAAAATTTACAAATAAACTTTCAAAAATTTCTGAAAATATGAAATATATAAATATTTTAAAAAAACTAAACAGAGTATTAATTGTAACTACTATAGTAATGTACCTTACTATTTACTTGGGATTACTTGTACAGGTAATTCTAGGAGCTTATCAGTTACTAATAGCTTTTGTATTACTTTTTTTTATTAAAAACTTTTCTAAAAAAAGTAAGAATAAGTTAATGATATATTGGTTAGTCGTTCTATTGTATGGAATGGTTTGGATTATAGATATGGATGTTAATTTAGGAGGTTATTTAGGAGTGATACTCTATATTATTTTACCAATGATAATTGCTTTATACTTTTCATACTTTTTAGAATCATTAAGAATAAAAAATAAATAACCTATGAAAACACTAGAAAACTACACACTATTATATGATGATGATTGTCCATTATGTAATGTTTATACATCTGGTTTTATAAAATCGAGAATGTTAGATGGAAATGGTAGGAAGCCATTTAAAAAAATTACGAATGATGAAAAAATATATGTAGATATTAAAAGGGCAACCAATGAAATAGCACTGGTTGATACTAAAAGTCATAAAGTAATATATGGTATTGATAGTTTATTAAAAGTAATTGGAAATTCTTTTCCATTTATTGAAAGAGTAGGAAAATTCAAACCTATTTACTTTTTTCTAAAAAAGCTATATTCTTTTATTTCTTATAACAGAAAAGTAATAATTCCTTCTGAAATAAAAGAAAATGAGTCATTAGAGTGTATTCCTGATTTTAATATTAAATATAGGGTTTTGTATATCGTTTTTTCAATATTGATGATTGCGTATGTATTATTAACTTTTTCAAATTTAATACCTAGTTTACCAATTGCTAATTATCAAAGAGAACTTATAATTACCGCAAGTCAAATAGTATTTCAAATGTTATTCTTATTAAAAATCGATTCGAAAACTATTATAAATTATGTAGGAAATTTAATGACAGTTTCTTTAATAGGTTGTTTAGGAATACTACAATTAGTTCTTTTAAATGAGGTAATAAATATACCAGAAATAATTGTTGTTATTTCATTTATGGGTATTGTTTCTCTCATGTTTTTTGAGCATAAAAGAAGAGTAAAATTATTAAAACTACCTAATTATTTAAGCTATACATGG belongs to Tenacibaculum sp. MAR_2010_89 and includes:
- a CDS encoding RNA polymerase sigma factor — its product is MSNDFYITSILPHAGIIIKICRAYTDSQEDFEDYYQEACLQIWKSKNAFQEKSKWSTWIYRITLNVCLTLVKKNKKKEYDLKYHVDKSEENKAFENENLNLLYDAIKKLSELDRAIILLHLEENPYKEIAEIIGTSANNIAVRINRIKKQLKDLLDGKIN
- a CDS encoding GbsR/MarR family transcriptional regulator, which gives rise to MKLQEAKIKYIQTWGSLATSWGINKTMAQVHALLLVSSEPLSADDIMDMLKISRGNVNMNVRALIDWGIVRKEFVVGERKEFFVADKDIWELFKQVTKERKRREVEPVLKVLDELKNDIEEESDEATQFKKLMGDLSSVTNTVNGILDKAIKADEHWLLSSFTKMVKK